Genomic segment of Peribacillus frigoritolerans:
ACCTTTGCGGTACCGCTCAATCGCATCAGCCGCTTCCAGTATGTGCTTTCCCTTTTCCGCACTGACAAGCAGGACATCAACCGGGTTTAGACCCAATTCCTTGGACGATTGCTTCATCCAATTGATCAACTTGTTCGTTTTTACGGATTTAGGCAATAAATCGACCTTATTTCCGATCAAAAGAACATCATTTCTTCCTACAAATCGATGAAGGCCAGGCAGCCAGCTTCCATTGAAATCAAAAATATCGACGACTTTGACGATTAAAGAGTCGGTTTCGCCTACTTTATTCAAGATTTTCAAGAAGTCATCGTCTGTTAAGGATACATCCTGAACTTCGTTATAATGTTTCAATTTAAAGCAGCGCTGACAAACGATCGTCTCTTTTTCCAGGGCTGATTTAGGGGCATAGCCCAACTCCTTCGGATCTTCAGTCTGGACCTTCACACCGCAGCCGATGCACACTAATTCTTGATGATTGTTCAATTGTGATCCTCCCATTCTATCATTCCTTTTCGTTTAAAGAACGCCATGATCTTTCTTTCAAAATAACGATTGATCCTTGTTCTGAATTCGTCGGTTTGTGCTACAGGGAGCACTAAGATCGTATGAAACCCGCCTCTGTTCCCTCCCAATACATCCGTCAATAACTGATCGCCGATTACCACCGTTTCTTCCAATTTCAATCCCATTGACTTACGGGCTTTATTGAAAGCTCTTACCATCGGTTTTCTGGCCTGGAAGATAAACGGAATGTGAAGCGGATCGGAAAAAGCCCGAACCCGATTTTCATTATTATT
This window contains:
- a CDS encoding YqeG family HAD IIIA-type phosphatase; its protein translation is MLKLFLPSEHVKSIFNIDPQELKKRGIKGVITDLDNTLVEWDRPTATPDLIKWFDNLRDHGILVTIVSNNNENRVRAFSDPLHIPFIFQARKPMVRAFNKARKSMGLKLEETVVIGDQLLTDVLGGNRGGFHTILVLPVAQTDEFRTRINRYFERKIMAFFKRKGMIEWEDHN